CTCCCTGCTTTTATACCCCATGGTATAATTCTGGATTGGTAGAATTATACCATgtagaaagttctcaaaattcatatggtaGGCATAAGAGTACTTTGGCTGGATGAGATCATGTCCATCAAGACCAGCTCCTAGAAAGAACTGAAGAGAGTGAGAGATAGAAGGATGAACTACATTGGTAGAAGAAAttctgggggagaaccagcaggagaaccagccattttatttatttaaatctatctatgtaaaccgctttgggaacttttattaaaaagcagtatataaatatttgtagtagtagtaagtgcCAGATTTGATccgaataggaacacaggaagttgccttatactgagtcacaccatcagtccatctagcttagtactatTGTCCACAcgagggttgcacaacttcagccctccagccggttttggactacaactcccataatactcaGCCACAGCAACCAATAATCAGGGatagtgggaattgtagtccaaaaatggctggaagactgaagttgtacagccctggtctacactgactggcagtgattctccaaggtttcaggcaggagtctttcccagcttgacttggagatgccagggatcaaacctaggaccttctgcatacaaaagttttaaaacagatgctcttctactgagctatggccctatcttCATTGGAAGCggccttctatcaagtcagatcattggtccatctaatgtAGTATAgtccacactgactggcggcacccatccaaagtttcaggctggagtcttgaGATGCCGccaggtaggaatgtgcacaaagcaCTTCATACACATCTGGGAGAACAGAGAGCAGGCGCTTTAAAAAGAGGAAGGCAAGTCTTACCTGCCCTTCCGTTGCTTCTCCACTGTCCCCCTTATGCTGTCAGTAGTACTACTATTAAATGCTGCACGGGGCGGCTGCTTCCTGTTGCCAGCAGTGTGCATCGGTACACAAGTGCTTGTGCATGTGCGGAAGCCATCTTGAGTCGTCAGCAACACCCTTGGCATGCCAACGCCACCCGCCATGTacgctgctgggaacaggaagcaGCTGCCATGCGCATTTACTAGTCGTACTGACAGCGCCGTGGTGGGGCGGTAGGGGAGCAAGGGAGGGGcagcccccccagccccacccccatgcatttGCCTACCTTGATCAAATAGGCACAATGGCTGTGGCTGCCTTTTCCAGACTCCTGTCCTGAGTCCCAGGTAGCCAACTCAAGAAGCAAGGCAAGCAGGCAGTGTTAGGCCTTGGTTGGGGGGCTGTGGCCTCTTCAATCTGCTGTTTTCCCCAGAACACCCTCCAATCCATGTGGAGGAGGAACACCTCAGCAGCAGCTAGGAGTGTGCAGAACCTGTTCTAATTGAACTGTACCaacccccaccctccaaaaagggggggggaattgaacTGGGTCGAGTTTGGGTggttctgcttgtaaaggggaatcaggtaagGATctcttactggattcccctttacaagcagaacctctcaaaccagaccagtttgACCACAAGAACTGAAGCACCAGCTAGTTCTAATGAACCGGTTCGCGGACTggcggttcggttcgaattcagttctaatttgaaccaaaccgcccAGAATGGTTCCATGCACTGGAACGGTTTCTAGCAGCAGCCTGCTCTGCTGACCAGCTGTTGTTAACAAGTTTAAAGGCCCACCACCTACACACTTATTCTTTAAATAGGGATATGGGCACACAGTCACAACacagggtgggaggagaagcCGCACAAAGCAGAAGAGAAGTTCTTGGGTGGAAAGGGTCAGGGGCTGAATGGGAGTGAGCAGCTGGGGACAGATCAGCTCGCAGTGGTGGGGGATGAGGAGCCCGGTCCCTGAGATTCCTTGTAGAAATGGCACTTTTCAATTCAAAGAAGAGTTTCCTGTGAGCTCACATGTGTGAGCATCCCCTGTAGGCAGCATGCAGGGGAAGAGGCTTTGCTGAAGATGCTGGGGGAGCAGCAGGCAAGCCTCTGGCGGCCCCCAGAAGTACTCAGGGTGGCAGTGGCCTGAAGATGGCTGTCCCCACCATGCTCTATGGTGACCACACGACAAAGACCAGCTGGTGATTTTCAATGCCAGCTAGGGAACAGGGCTGAACGCTTTTGGGAAGGAGTGAATAGCACAGGGCTTCCAGCCCAGTGATGAATCCAGCAGTAAAAATAAGAGACTCTTCTAAGATCCGAATCCATCAAATATGAGTCCTGGGTTCAGTAGCCCCCAGCCACTGCCCTTTCTCATGGACACCTTGGTCTGCCAGGGATTGCCCTCTTACTTGTGGACAGAGGCTGTGCACATTCTAATATCTGCAAAGCTCTGCAGGCGGTGGTTTCCCCATCGCTGCCTTGCAGTGTTTTAATTCAGCACTATAATGCTTTTGTCAGTGGTGCTGTTGTAGTGTTTCGGTTCTTTTGGACAGGAGCATCTGATCCTACACAACAAAGAACAAGAGACTAAGCACAAGACAGGATCTTAGgggaccaaaaacaaaacacacacaaccacaaAACAAACACAATGTCCAAAAGTGGTATGAGACATTTTCACCCACAAGGGTCTTAATACAAATGAACAAACCTCATCTGAAACATCAGTTGGCTCCAGGTTCATATTTCAGTTCAAGCTAGTTGGGCTACTTGCCTGAGGAAGCCCACGAAATGTCAGCAACTCCTCTGAGTCCAGATACAAGCTGAATATCACTGTGCCCATGGCACATGCACAAGGGGTGTGTGGAAGGCATGCCCCTGGTAGTTTTTACCAGCATGCTTCCAGTTTACAGCATGAGCAAAATGCAGCTCggaggcagctttttgctggCATGAGATGCATGCCAATACGATCCTTCGCACATGTGCCTGTCTGGAACCACACAAGGCCACGTGTGTGACCATGAACCAGACAAACTAGCTGAAAATTGGAGGGGTATTATAGAAGAgtggcttacacacacacacacacacacagacccagaaGGCAATATGTAGATTAACAGAAAGatgttaacatttttaaaagtactgGGGAAACAGACTGCAGCCTTATTTGGATAGCAAGGCAAATACCTAGCAGAGGCAACACTGGTAAGTCTcttatggaggagaggtatatcaacagctactagtggctataggccacctccagcctcagaggcaggtaacagcaggatggagggcatgccctcaactcctgcctgtaggcttccagcagcatctggtgggccaatgtgtgaaacaggatgctggacttgatgggccttgggcctgatccagcagggctgttcttatgtccttaagagGAAGTGGGGTGATGGATGTTCCTCAAGTGACCTGCCTCagctctgccccaccccctgcagcagaGGCACCAGTTCCCCAATAGCTTGTGCATCCAAAACTGAGCCTACCTCCTCTGAAGCCGTTTTGtgtctcctcttctctttttaaaaagccacctcccagacccagacccagtcCCAGTCCCAGCAGGTTCTCTGTTTAaaatgcaccccacccccatattgtCAAGAGCAGGAGACTGACTGACTGGTTCACACCTTCCATTAACAAGCACTGGTTTCATTTGGGGTCTAGACTCAATTATCAGGTTCCTGTGTCTTTGGTGTGGACTCTCcggtgcctattaagatgtccattttgagtgaagcttttcccacagtcagGGCACTCAAAAGGCTTCTCGCCTGTATGGATTCTTTTATGTGCCAGAAGGGCCGAGCTGCGATTGAAGCTCTTGCCACATTCAGTACACAGGTAAGGCTTTTCACCGGTGTGGATTATCTGGTGTTTAATCAGAGTGGAACGCTGACTGaaatgtttcccacagtctgggcaTGCATAGGGTTTCTCATTCGTATGTACTCTCCAGTGTGTCTTCAAGGTTGAATTttggctgaagctttttccacagtcCGAACATTTGTAGGGCTTCTCATCTGTATGGACTCTACGATGAGTAAAAAGGGCTGAGTGAGAACTGAAATTTTTTCCACACTCAacacatttatatggtttctctcctgtgtgcctCCTTCGATGTGCTGTGAGGAAACAGTTAAATCTAAAACCTTTGCCACACTCAGGGCATTTGTAGAGTTTTGTATTCGTATGAGTTCGCTGATGTTTGAAAAGGGTTAGGCAGTCTCGGAAACTTCTCTGGCAGACTGAACAATTCAGTGATTTCCCTGCTAGGTGGCTTTTTTTATGTTTGGTGACATCCGAGGCAAAACTGAAACGTTTTCCACATTCAGGGCAAACGTGGggcttctcacctgtgtggattttaaaatgccgaAAAAGGTTGGAGCTCTggttgaagcttttcccacactggtGGCATTCATAAGGcctctctccagtgtggattcgcCGGTGCGTAATAAGGGTTGAAAATCGGCGGAAGCTTTTCTCGCAGGCAGGACACTTGTGGGGTTTCTTTTCCATACGCATTTTAGGCTGCACTTTGGTTTCATGGTGGCTTTTACTGTCCAGAATTCCTGCAAAGTTCTGTCCTGAGATGTACTCAACTTTGATCAACTCTTCCTTCTTAGGACTCTGTGAAAGGGCTCTGTGATATTCGCCTGTTCTTGTAATATGTAGTTCCGCTTGTTTAGGATATTCCTGCTGAGGGGTCTCTACTTCATCCTCACTTTCCATCCCATCACCTATTAGGATAAAAAAGGAATAAAATAAGACCACTGTAATGTTTTGCATTGCTGGTATCGAACTCCACTCTCTCCTAACTATTACTGCTCACCTGATATTCATGTGTTTTGACCCAATTAATGCCTTTATATCGCTTTTCCCCCTCATTGGCTTTCTGTCACTCCTCATGTTTACTTTAAGCTTCTTGTATTTACTCTCAACTGTCTCCATGGCAACTCAACtcagctgctcaacttcggccttccggcagatattggcctacaattcccaaaatccctggctatttgccactgtggctgggtatcagtgttccctccaacagggattcccagatgttgttaactacaactcccagaatccccaagcaaaaaccattgcagctgggcattctgggagctgtagtcaacgtctgggaatcccagttagagagtacactgctggggattatggagttgtagtccaaaaacagttgaggtgggctaagttgagcaggcctgctctacatgcACCAATCTTCCAGttaaaccatcttatttgtttgttatttctctgtgtaaaccgccctgagccatttttggaagggcagtatagaaatcaaatcatttattattattattattattattccctaaGATTGTCCTCTTTATTCCCACTGAGGGTCTCTTTGACCAAGtaccaggttaaaaaaaatctattcacTCAGGTAGTGCCTTCTCTCAGCTTCA
Above is a window of Hemicordylus capensis ecotype Gifberg chromosome 2, rHemCap1.1.pri, whole genome shotgun sequence DNA encoding:
- the LOC128347904 gene encoding zinc finger protein 436-like, producing the protein MDGAGILTGAIRMELQEHLACLRKQSEEAKADEKKVRELLKWLEGEKQKIIQEWKELHKFLEEQEWLLLSWLEELNRKLVQKREESISRLSLEIFLLDDLLSGRGGEKEQLSQNTTMQGFRSTENSMEDGPSLKAQLDLEELEQRVSHFSERKDTLQELMLEFKETLRLELEGDAGFRITSVFHSRSSPCDEKPLENLEGALHAAEPAQGSLVLEQAAGSAGMEQWTSKEPRKQERSGDLEEQREGDGMESEDEVETPQQEYPKQAELHITRTGEYHRALSQSPKKEELIKVEYISGQNFAGILDSKSHHETKVQPKMRMEKKPHKCPACEKSFRRFSTLITHRRIHTGERPYECHQCGKSFNQSSNLFRHFKIHTGEKPHVCPECGKRFSFASDVTKHKKSHLAGKSLNCSVCQRSFRDCLTLFKHQRTHTNTKLYKCPECGKGFRFNCFLTAHRRRHTGEKPYKCVECGKNFSSHSALFTHRRVHTDEKPYKCSDCGKSFSQNSTLKTHWRVHTNEKPYACPDCGKHFSQRSTLIKHQIIHTGEKPYLCTECGKSFNRSSALLAHKRIHTGEKPFECPDCGKSFTQNGHLNRHRRVHTKDTGT